From the Helianthus annuus cultivar XRQ/B chromosome 17, HanXRQr2.0-SUNRISE, whole genome shotgun sequence genome, the window ACAATTTTTTCGTACTTACAcggctactagactatctaccatggtcctcgggttaagcaggacacttacgtaaaacctacgtaaacaagtacttaccactgtcctcaggtttcgagggacacttacgtaaaacctacgtaaactcacacatgctactgtcttccggagtcaagaaggacacttacgtaaaaccaacgtaaaccccacgcgtaccactgtcctcgggtaaagaagggcacttacgtaaaacctacgtaaagcttgtacgtactactgttctcgggttaagaagaacacttatggttacaaatagtctagtgtatatacaaatgtgggaagcccccactaatagaacatactatcggcctagtagagccacatgtgaCGAAAAGAACTCACTATTACAAACTTACTTACTATGAACTCGCtgaactagttgttgactctctgttacatgccttgcaggtcgtttggtatacatggagcttgcatggggaggcgcggtcgttgtggacaaggatcgtgattgctttgactaaacatttgacatttcatactttacttatgttgggcttttactcatatgcttccgctaaacgttgaatttatacttatgttttgaacacctttcatatggattggtttggttaaatgacatttacttttactatttacgttgttctatatgattggtggcctgatcctggtcagtcacgctcccaagcggtgatactccgcgtgtggattttgggggtgtgacatctccTTCCAACTAAGTCTGGGTATTCAGACTTTTTGTGGCCGGGCTGATAACATTTGTAGCAAACCGAGACTTTACCCGAGCATAGAGACGCCGTGTGCCCCGTTTTACTACATATGGGGCACGGTTTGTCTTTGAACCGACACTCTCCCTTGTGCCCTTCCCACACACTTTACAACTTGGCGACCCACCTTTAGCATCCACCTTCTTTCCCGATTCCACAGTTCGagctttctttgtagggcttggattcacatccTGTGCCCTTCGCTCACCCCTTTCAACTTGTTTTTTTAACTCGATTTCCCGTTCCCGAGCAACGTTtatgatctcggtaagggtctcgtattttgaaggagtcataaactccctatactcggcgCTCAACATGTTATAGTAGCAGTATATCTTCTGTTCTTTATTCGTCACCAATTTATtgcaaaacttcatcttatccataaacgtCGCTgtaatcttgtctatggtctcgcccttgtgcctaagttgcatgaactcttccttgattctATTAATGACCGCcttgggactatggtgtttaagaaacggcgtcttaaactcctctCATGTCATGGCCCTCGCCGCTTCGGCCCctatttcattctttttattgtctCACCAATCTTTGGCTTGACCTCTCAACTGACCCGTTCCGTAAGCAACAAAGTCACTTTCGTCACAATGGGTTCTTTCAAACACCCCTTCAACGTCGCCCAACCATCTCTGGCAAATTATCGGGTCAACCTCCCCGTTGTAGATTGGTGGTTTACACGCCATAAATTCTTTGTACGAACATCCTTTACGTTCTCCCGATTTCTCTTTCATAAGGTTGACACTATCCTCCAACCTTTTGACTCGTTCCTCAACTAGTGACAACATCGTGTTTTGAATTTTGTCAATAAAACCGGATAgactaccttcaattgccttccccacttcttcggcaattatctctttcatttgttcggtgcttgtcTGCACCGGATCATCATCGTTTCTTTCcgacatcttgaaactgaaatgtttacattaaacgttaaacatttcatttataacttagCTTTATTTgcttcggtttagccaagttcctaacttgctttaaccgttcacttttggtgcactttccgggtttgagtgagttaacacactcttcccatgcacaACAATTCACATCTCATTTCTCACATAAGATATAATCTATTaaaataataagttaattcttaccggGCGATcaatcaagcttgaaccgaacactttgttgacaaccttaagctctgaataccaacttgtaacacccgtctaattaCTATTCGACTTTTATAAAGATTCATATGATTTTATATAAAGTGCGTCTAAATTAAAACATAGGTTACCAAAACCAAGTTCTAAGTAATCCATaaaacaagtcaactactaactAGCTTGAACATTCATGACATGATTAACAAGTTGTTTACATCCAAAAACATTTTCTAATAAAGTTATGATATCTCGGAAGCTTTAAAAGTTGTGTCCGATTCTTCAAAACTTGCTTGACCGCCATCCGAAAGATCCCCATCATAACCTAAAGTCAAAACCACTTAAATAGTTAGTTTTGGCATTGAAATAGATCATAATAACAAGTTCCAGCATCAactataaaaaaataacaaaaattcaGATTTGGTCCTGCCGCGTGTCGCggcaaaacccaccaccacctgtCGCGTATCGCGACGGCTTCCGCGTGTCGCGGGGGATCAAAAGGATCCTgccgcgtggcgcgggggaaacGTTTTTCCAGCAAGTACAGGTTTTTAACCTGCATTTGCTGCCAGCTCCGGAAATTCAGATTTTTAACTTCGATTGACCATAACTTTCGACTCGtaagtccgttttaggtgattctttttcctatacgtctgTAAATTCATTACCAACGTATCTATTACAATTATGATACCGAAAATTTAACTTACGGACCGAACAGCTAAAAGTCACTAtgcaattattcgacccattctaaCTTCACTCAATTAACTAGCATTTAACTAGTAATCCTATGGCGCCTTAtacccaacatccggggcttatCATCACCCGCATTTCTTTACCAATCTCATGGCTTAATGCTCTTGTGATTGTTGTCGCCATTGCTAACTATTAAAACACAATTACTACAATTTACACTACTAATCGACCCATTGTCATCTTGTGGAATCCTCCAATGtgatgactaccaaacggttTCTTGTCGACTCTAAGCCTATTATTTCAAGTAACGATCATGGTCGCTATAATCAACGCAATTTCTATCCTATAATGCAACTATACATAATTTATCAACAATtcacttaatgtaacgggtcaagttacatacctttagaGCACGCCCTTTAAACGTAAatcgccaccggcttgtccacttgacgctccggtatcttttcctatagagttcaatcatcTCGCGGTTAGAACTCTTTTCAATCATGTATCGCATAATTCACCCAAACATCAAAATTATGCTTGTTAAACTTTAAATTTCAGTTTCGAGCCTTATTTGAGGCGTTTCTACAAACGCTAAAAGGGCAGAATTTTGTATCTTTTATATTCTAACTCATGGCTTGTCACTTAGCCTCGATTAGCATTAATTGAGTTATCACATATAGAATTAAACATCATATTTTTCAGAAATCAGTTTCTATGAATCAATTTACACTATAATAGCcttctaaaccctagtgttcatcattttctcacAAAACCCATGAATGACCTTCAATGTATTCATGAAATTTCCAGAATTTAGACATGATTTCACTTGttgttgtctaggttttactcctagacactatatcattcCTATTCTATCCAAATAACAATCATGCATCATCAAATTTCGAATTCcccaaattcatgagaatttcaagtagagaattttcatcaaattttacataccttatgatctccttgcaATGGCGATCAGTAATCTATGCTCGATTTTCGTTTTGGACTTGATTTGATCCTTCAATTTGGAGGTTTTAGCAAAAACTAGGGTTTTGGGGAGCTTGGGTTCGCCCCCTGCTCTGATCGATCTCAACAACACACAAACAAGTGTGTTTTagtttaatttattttgttttattaatattagtGTTCATTTTAACACTTTTGGCCCTCCAACTTTCATTCTTTATTTGTTTTAACTCTTAACTACCCATAAGTCATTATCTAACAAGGTTAGTgtcattcctagttagtttattttactaatttatttGCAACCTAATTGCAATTTAAGAATttgtattttcgggatgttacacaGTTAGTGAGAATAACGATGGCAACCTAAATTAAATACGAATTGCATATTGTTTGGAGTTGGAATTAGACTTTTATTTGAAACTTAGTTATTTGTTTGAGCCTAATACATAATACACATGCTATATAAAGATTTCTAAAATATTTAGAGGCACTATTTTTTGGAAGCCTTAGGTTATTGCCTAGATTTAGAAGCCCCTAGGTACAGCCCTGATTTGATAAATGATACTATTTtgagtaaacttctgttttgctccctgtgatttggtcactttaacggttttgccccaaacctttcaaaatagccattttactccctgatctttGAAGGCCTTCATGATTTTGCTCCCCGCCCCTTAACCTCATCCATTTAAGCAGTTAAACCATGTCACGTGCAAATCACCTGAGGGGTAATTATGTCTTTTCCCAACCTGATTAATGAATCACATTTAAAACCCTAACAACCCATTATCTACTACCCCATTTCATCTTCTTCCCCATCacattcaaaaccctaacttccaTGGCAGACTTACATTGTGCTTGTAGATCTCCacattcaaaaccctaacttccattcaaaaaaaaaaaaaaaaaaaaaaaaactttttgttAAGAAAAGTTCCAAGATTCAATCGATCTTGAATCACCATGGGACGTTTACCACAAGGATCTGATCTCAACTTCCGGTTAGGACCCGAATGTGAACTGCCATGACCAGAGGAACCCGCAGCGAATGTCGAGGTGGAAGAACCCGAACGCGCTGCCACAAAACGGAAGTGTATTAACCCGAACGCATTACCAACACCAACAAAATCGGAATCGAGCATACACGAGCCCTTTTTACATCAGATCTGAGAAGACCCCTATAGTGTATTAACTCCGGCCACGAGATTTGCAACTTCCGGCGGCGGTGCGGGTTGTGGTGGTGATGGCGATGATGGCGGCaggtggtggttgtgggtggtgATAGAGAAGGTAGAGAGAGAGACGGGTGAGAGAGAGTGTGTGGACTGGGCGGGGGTGGTCGCTGATGGTGGTGATGGCGATGATGGCGGCGGTTGcgggtggtggttgtggtggtggtgtctgcgggtggtggttgtggtggtggccatggatttttttttttttttttttttttttgaagcttCCACAAGATGCAGATATGTTTTGTTCGAGTCTTCAAACAGATGGCAGATTATGATAAGTAGTTTTAAAATGAAGGGTATAAAATATCTTGGAAGGAAAAAGACTGaaatgcccctcatgtgaggggcatgTGACTAAATTTAACGACTAAAATGGATGTTGTTTAGGGCAGGGAGCAAATTGATGAAATATTAGTAACATCaaggagtaaaatggctattttaaaaggtttggggcaaacccgttaaagtgaccaaaccacaggaagcaaaacgaaagtttactctaCTATTTTTATATACTTGTTAGGCTCACAAGCCTAGCTAAACCTAGTAATTAAGTTCATGATTAAGCTTGTGATCAAAAAGACAACTGATTTACACACACACTGGTGAACCCTTCAAACTTGTTCAGTTGATTCATGTTTGCCAACTCAGTCCGCCTCACTTATAATTAGTTTCCAAGAGATTGTTTATTAGGCTAAACGGAGCGCATCCCAGAAGGAAGAGAGGGCGGAAAAAGAGGGTGAAGGCCTCAACACGACGCTGGGAGGCGAAGAAAGTGGTTACCGTGCAGGGAGTTGGTGTGTGATAGGGCGTGGAAGACCGACCCCACTTCGCGGTGGTTGCATCTGGATCTTCCCCGGAGCCATAATGCCATTCGTGAAGGGCGGCCGAGaatcaagttttacaaaccagGCCATACCCAAAGAAGCCGGAATGATTCAGTCAAATAGGCAACTAAAAAATCTTGAAAATTTGGGCTGGAGATTTATATTAAACAGAAGACAGCCCAGCAGCTACAATAGTAACAATGCAGCAAAACACTTGCATACAATCCataactaagaaaaataaaaacctaCACGTTTCACCACTAAACAGACTCCCTTATCAAAAGCAAAGCACAATCTTTCTACCCAAAAACAAAAACTGCTTCTACCTTCTGCTAAAGGGTAAACCCGTCATTTCACTTGATAGTAATGTAGCGATTCGTACCATGTTTCGCCCAGTAGTTTTTTAGGTCAACAGGTGCAGACAGATCATGACCTTGCGACGCCAGTCGACTGATCAACCTGGTGAAAACCGTCCCACTCATTTTCCGCCCACCCATTCGAGAATGTCGTTTGTTAGGCATCTGGGGTAGCGGATAAACCGATAAAGTGGTGGTGCAACATGACGACTGCCACCCGCCGCTACCCCATTTGTAGCACTGCCGTGCCACACCGGTGCACGAGCAGATCGGAATCGGCATTGTCGACTCGTCGAAACTGATCTGATCCATTAATCCAAACTCTTGAGCATCCCACTCCGCTTTCGAACCGTCTGTCGTTACGTTCCGGTTCAAATCCTCACCGACTTTCTTCTGTTTTTTAGACCGTGACGaactgccgccaccaccaccaccgctgcCGCCACGAGGTTTGATCTCCTTTGTTAtctttgacttgtgaacaggcTCACCTGGAACAGCGGTTATCGGGAGTGCTTCGGTTACATGCGGGTCCATCATATAAGACGGTTGCGtatgatggtggtggttgtgatGACCCCGCTTTCGTTGGAGGTGGGAGTTCATGGTGGTTTCTTGGAACCGTAAGGCGGCGATTGCATTGTCTCTTTCTCTAATCGCGTCGTTTCTGTCGGCAATTGCGGTATCCCGCTGCTGGATTGCCATGTCGCGTTCTTCTAACGCCGCTTTCTTCTCCAATAAAGCTCGGTCCCGTTCTTCAATGGCGGTGTCTCTTTCGGAAACAATGTGCATGATTTTCCTATTCatcatcatggcgttttgatccTTCATTTGGTATTGAGGCATCATATTCCACTACAATTAACacaaagaattaaaaaaaaatatacaaaatttACAAGAGCTAGTAGTCATTTAAGCTAAGCAGTCAATAGCGGTGCTATAGCGGTTAGCGGATCTCAGGGTGTGTAGCGGTCCAAATAGCGGTGGCCTATAGCAGTCCCGCTATTAGCGGCGCTAAATGCCGCTATTTGGAAACCTATATAGCGGTTATAGCAGTAATGGTGTTTGATTGTGTTAATTCTTAAATTAAATACTTCAAGTTGCTATTAGTGTTTGATTTGCAACAGGTTTTTGATAATGAATTGATATTACTAAGaattttgatattactattaatatttttcaaggatatatttatatatatatatataaaatacataAATTATGCATGGTATAAAAATTACCGCTATACCACCGCTATAACCTATATATCATATAGCGGACCTTGACCGCTATTCGATTTTGGACCGCTATAACTGCATAGCATTTAAGATATTAATTTCTTACCTGAGGGTGAACACCTTTGTAGTAATCTATTCTATGTCGCCCGTTTTCACGATGCCCGGCATCATCCATCCTGATTCCGCTTAAAAAGAGTGAAATTAAATTCTTATTTTAAGTACTTATGATCATCCTTTCCTGCATCACGAGCCGAAGTCGCCAGCAGTCAGATTCAAAACCAATCAATCACAAGTTATACGGATAAATTACTAGCTGATCATTAGGTGATTTGATCTCGTTAATGGGATAACCCTACTATAGGaacaaaataatattattaatgttataaaaaaaacaataatatacaaGATTATTCTGCTTTCGAGAGGTTGTCTCCCGCTGTTGCTCAAGTCAAACCTAAATCGATAATTAAATGAAGCATACCATCCATTTTCTACTGATTTCTTCTATATAGAAGTAAACACTTATGGTAATACTAATAATGTAGTTGCTAGTTTTCCTTAATACGATTACGGATTACCAAATAGAGAATACGGTAACATAATAACGGTATAGATACATATATATGAATCCCTGAGTTATTTCTTGTAATAGTGCATTAGATATGGAAATACTAAAATTGCTATGTTAACTAAACAACCTTGAACCACGAGTCTAACGCCCTATTGAACCATTATAATGAAGATCCAAACTGCATTAATGTAACCACTAGCAATGTCGGTCAAGAAGGTCCACCGACCCTCCAGTTGCTAAAACTTAAAAGAAAATTCCTAAAATGAACCACTTTTAGAAGGAAAACATGATATTTTACCATATGAACAAATTCTATGCCAATCCTCcaaccatagttgttaatggcgaatagcaacaaatagcgataaggtacctatatgctacatagcgaatagcaaTAAATAGCGGGCGCTACACTAGAAaagaattttaaaaaaattatatgtatattatatcaaaatacccgaGTATATACGCtattacatgtatatttaacaaaaacctaaaatctggctattttatagctatatttaatcaCTATTTATAATTAAaggaaaactaaaaaaaaaacaattcctGCTATTTATGGCTACATACCTTGTAGCGACCTTCGACCTATAcgctacgctattcgctatagcgacCATTGCgaccgctattgacaactatgttaCAATTCCATCATCAAGTCCATAAACGCCCTATCAACTCCTTTTATATACTCATTAACTGATTGTCTATCTACGATCTAACAGAAGGCAACACAACAAGAACTCACCGTAGCAACAGATAAAGTATGACTAAACACCTGTCAACGGTAACTTTCTTGCTAACTATCGGTACCTCAAATCGTAGAGGCAGTGAGAAGGTAAAACTCCTTATAAACCCTAAGGCCTAACCGAACCAATATTTTCTTTTGTGGTAAAAAACAAGCCATTTAACGATCAGTACAAGACAATGAGCGCGCCTATATAAACCATATCCCTTATCGAAGAACCAATCAAGCCGAATCTCGACTCCAAAAACTCACCATCTCAAAACATTTCGACTCGAAAAGGTAATATACCAAAACTAAAAGGCACAACAAAAATCTAGAGTCAGGCTAATAATCTATCAAGCTACACATGTTGTCCAAAAACCTAAAACCACAATTTCCaaaattcagaaaccctaaaTCATGAAACAACAGAATGGCAGACCCTAAGTTCAATAAATCACATAAAAACCGTGAAAGACATACAGATCAAACAATAGATCGACGCCTTGTTGGGTTTTCTTAGCGAACATCTGCAAGGAGAGTGTTTCGGATGGCAATTTTGGTGGGGTTTTTGTTACAGATCCGAATAGTGGGTAAGTTAGTGGGCATATTGATGAAGTGAAAATGGAGATTTGAAGAGATGAGACTTACAGATAAGATGAAGAGTGCCACCGTGCGTGCTATATCGCCGCCAGTGAAAAGccctactttttttttttttttttttcgttttgaATCAACACCAATTGTTGTGTatgagagagagtgagagagagagagccaAACCTTTCTGAGATTTTGGTACAGTTTGTTTAGATTTTCTTTTCACAAATATGACATTccaattaaaaaaaatcataaatcGAAACTGTGTTTATAAGTATTTTTAGgtggtgtttttttttaaactctATGCAGGCTCTTTCTATTTGCTCCGTGTAGGCTCTTCTGTCTGTACCGTACAGACATTGCCATGCGCAGACTGTTTGTTTATCCGAAGACGTGTTGAAAGATCTCAAACCGTGTTAAAAGTTCTAAATCCGCTACACTAAAAAGGCTTAAACCATGTTGAAAAAGCTCGGctaagaaaacaataaaaatatcTCAACTGGACGCGTGGCAATCATAGGTTGGTTGACTTGAAAGGATTTTTTTAAGCTGTTTCAGatggttattttttaaaaaatgtttgGTCAAAGGCTATTTTGGAGATTTTCCCTAAGGCTATGGGGTGTGGGATAAAGCCTCTAGGGGCTTTTATCAGCGTCACCTAGGATCCACATCAGTcaaggggctttatcacgccttCTCTTAACTTACAGGGTGTGGGATAACGTCccttattaaacaaaattaaaaaaaaattattggcTGCAAAAATGTGGGTCCCACCTAATAAAGCCCTTCTTCCTTGTTACCATGATAAAGCTCCATCAATGGCCCCCCAGTTTAATAGACGGTGATGTGGCACGATGGAACCCTCCATACCCTACGCCCTAAGAAAAATGATAAATCTATTTTCTTTTGATAAATAGAAACTGTTTTTATAAGTATCTTTTAGTGAATCGTTCCATGAAAATTTCATTTTACGTTTTTTATTTAATGAGCATAAACAAAAGGTTTTTAAGTGAATCTTTCAAACacatgttttgtttgtttgtttggctATTTTCGTGTTCGTTTAGTTCGTTAACAGGCTTAGTCACTTTTATAGAACTATGACTATATTGTATACTATCTAAAAAACTAAAGTCGGTGGAGTTTCCACCGGCTTTGGTTGGCCCTTTCACTTTTGGAGTTAGTCCATTTTACTCCCTTCTATGTTTCTATTACCCCTCTACTTTGGTATTTAGCGTTTTTAACCCCTACCTTTTTACTAATTTAACTTTCCATCATTAACTTTTGTTTATTAAATTTTTTTGTTTACCTCTATCATTCTTTTActttaaaaaaactttttttacgtgcatatttttatgtacgtatcAATATAAATTTGAGTgtgtctacgttttgacgtaaattttttttttgaagacaagtcaggtcaaatataatacgttttcgtttttacgtgcatatttttatgtatgtgtctGTATTAATTCGAGTtggtctacgtttcgacgtaaactttttttggaaaacaagtgatgtgtgtaaaatgcaacatataaatgacatcaattaaggcataaaactaaccctttttaagtactaatgttggaaaaaagagtgtttttgt encodes:
- the LOC110920599 gene encoding protein BASIC PENTACYSTEINE4, producing MDDAGHRENGRHRIDYYKGVHPQWNMMPQYQMKDQNAMMMNRKIMHIVSERDTAIEERDRALLEKKAALEERDMAIQQRDTAIADRNDAIRERDNAIAALRFQETTMNSHLQRKRGHHNHHHHTQPSYMMDPHVTEALPITAVPGEPVHKSKITKEIKPRGGSGGGGGGSSSRSKKQKKVGEDLNRNVTTDGSKAEWDAQEFGLMDQISFDESTMPIPICSCTGVARQCYKWGSGGWQSSCCTTTLSVYPLPQMPNKRHSRMGGRKMSGTVFTRLISRLASQGHDLSAPVDLKNYWAKHGTNRYITIK